TTTTTGACTTTAAAAAAAGTAAATAATCCCCACAAAATAAGGGAAAACCACAGCAATGATATTCCAAAAACTGCCCATTTTGATGCTGAAAAGAAATTGAGCAAGCTAAACCACCAATTAACAAAGAATAAATGGGGCAATGGTTCTATATTATCGGCTGTTCTGGCGTAGGCAAAACGGAGGTTGTGGTGTATATCTTTGTTGCGTGGAGCAAGTTTTTGAGCTTTTTCTAAATAAAGAATGCTCTTGCCTAATTCTCCCGTTTTAAAATAAGCATTGCCTAAATTATAGTATAAATTTTCAGAGTGATACCCTTCTTTTAGTAATTGTTCATATTGCTCAACGGCTGTTGTATAATTTTCATTTTCATAAGCTTTATTGGCACTTTCAAAAGTGTTTTGTTGTGCAAAAGCAGTAGAAAATAGTGCTATAAAAATAAATAAGCTCTTTATAATACTTTTTGTTGTTTTCAACTTAAGGCAGTAAATATGGTGTTTAAGCCAACTCATTTTCTATATTTTCTATACAGTTTTTGGTTGTTAAATAATCTTCTTGCATTTTATGGTCAGATGCCGGACTGTAAAGTGCCATTTCTGCATTTTGTATTACTTCCATAAATTGTTGTGCTAATAATTCAGGTACATTTCTTTCCGCAAATTTTTGAGTGATGCTCTCTTTATTTAGTTCTGCTTGCGTTATATTAAATTTATCACTCACATAGCAGTTTAAAGCTGTAAATATTTCGTTATAAAATGCTTTTTTATCGTGCTTGTCTAAAAATATTTTAGCTTGTTTTAATCTTTTTAAAGCCTCTTTTTGTGCTTTTTTTCGTTTGGTGGCTACTAAGTCTATTTCTTTGTTATCTACATATTTTACAAGTAAAAACAACAAACCAAAAAGTAAAACTGGTGCTCCTGCTGCCACATAAAATAAATTAGAACCGTAAAAACTTTGCTTCCTTTTGGTTAAATCATTATTCAACTTTATGTAGTGAATATCTTCATCTAAAGCATCTGCATTTTTAGTAGGATTTTGTTGTACTACAGCTTCTCCTTCTACATGAATATTAAAAGTATCAGAGTATAAATGTTTATAAGATTTACTTTCTAAGTCAAAATAATTAAACTCTACAGGAGGAATTTTAAAATCTCCCGGCTGGTTAGGTACAATTAAATAGGTAAAGTTTTTAGAGCCATTTATAAAATTAGAGGATTGAGATATATTTTCTGTTATTTGAGGGTCGTAAACTTCAAAAGCTTTAGGAAATTCAGGCTCAATATCGTTAAAAGCCATTATGTTTCCTTTGCCGTTAATGTTTATTTTTAAGCTTGCGGGGTTGCCTACGTCTAATTTTGAAGAGTCTAATGTTGCCATCATGCTAAAATTGCCTACAGCTCCCGAAAAATTAGCAGGTTTGTTAGCCAAAGGCAAAGCTTGCACATTGATATTAAAAGCATTGCTACTAAAATTATACTCCACTTGCTTGTAACCCATGGTTTGCATTTGAAAACCAAAAAATGACTCTGTTCTTGGTTCACTTACCATTATAACCGAATTAATTTTAAGTGGATCTATAGTAAATTTTCCTTCACGCAAAGGAAATAAAGCCCATTTAGCTATCACTAAAGTTTGATATTGCTTGCCGTTATATTCTTCGGGTTTCCAGTCGTCTGTATTAACTTTTATATCTTGTTTCCAAAATCCGTTCATTTCCGGCACTTCAGATAATTGAGCACCATAAGTGTTGATACGCTGGTACAATTTAGCATACAAAAATATTTGTTCGCCTACATACGGATTGTTTTTTGATGAATAAACCTTAACAAATAGATTGTCTTTAGCTTGCTCTTTCCAGTCTTCGCCACTTGGATTAGTAGCTGACTGTTGCGGTTGCGGTTGCTGAGACGACTGTGTTCTGGTATTATTTTGTTGATGATTGTTAGAAGTAGTAGGTTCTTGTCCTTTTACCACTTCTACATTTATAGGTTTGGTAGTTAAAGTTTGTCCATCTACTTCTATGCTTGCACCTGCTATGGTTAAATTTCCTTCTTTTATAGGTCGTAAATAGTAGTAGTAGCTTATTGATTGGCTGGTTTTTCCATTTATCCATTGGTAACTACTGCTTTGGTTGGGTCCGCTTAGTATTTTAAAACCTTCAAAATTGGGTGGTTTAAATCTGCTACCGTTGGCATTTTCTAAGGTAAAAACTACTTTATAGTTGGCGTCTGTAGATGTTTTAGAAGATGCTTGAGCATAAAAATTGGCTTGTGCTAAAGCAAGGTTGGCAAATGCCATAAAAGAGAATAATATGGATAACAAACGTTTCATTACCAATCTTTTTGTATAATAACGTTAACGGGTTCTCCTTCTATTTTGTCTAATTTTTCTTGAAGTTTATTTTCTTCATTTTCAAGAGCTTTTAATAGTTTATCTGCTTGCTCTTTACTTAGTTTCATTTCTTTAGGTTGGGCAGGTTGTTCTTCTTCTTTGCCATTATTTTTGCCTTGGTTTTGTTGGTCTTGTTGCCCATTTTTGTCTTTATCCTGCTCTCCCTTGTCTTTTTGGTCTTGCTTTTGGTCGCCTTTATCTTGGTCTTTTTTGTCGTTGTCGTCTTGGTTTTGTTGGTCGTTTTTATCTTGATTTTTATCGTCTTTATTTTGCTGGTCTTGGTTTTGTTGGTTTTGCTGTTGTTGTTGTTGTTGTTCTTTTTGAAGCATTAATTGTGCATAAGCTAAATTATATTTAGTATCCATATCATTGGGTACTAATTTTAGAGCTTCTTTATAAGCTTTTATGCTTTCTTCATATTTCTTTTCACTAAGGTAGCTATTGCCTAAATTGTGGTAAGCATGAGCTTTATCTTCTTTATTTTCAAATTTTTCGGCACTATTAGAAAAAAAACTTTGAGCTTGTTCCATGTTATTTTGGGCGTATTGGCTTACGCCAATATTGTATAGTGGCACTGCAGCATTGGGTTGTTTATCTAATGATTTTCGGTAGGAAATTTCAGCATCGGTATATTTTTTTTGCTTCATTTCTTTATTGCCTTGTTTTACATATCCATAAGCTCCTTGTGCTAAAGAAAACTGAGCAATTACTACAAATAAAATACTATGAAATATCTTTTTTACCATCCTAAACTATCCCATTTTTTTTCACTTATAAAAATTTCAATCAAAAGTAATACCAAAGCAATACTTAAAAATAAAGGAAAATGATTTTTAAAGCTGGTAAATACTTTTTCGTCTATTTGTCTGCCTTTTTGCCCACTTAAAGTGGCTAATAAATCTTTAGAAGACTGCACCGATGAAGCATTCAAATACACTCCTCCCGATTGTTTGGCAATATCTCTAAGCATATTTTCATTTAGCTTGCTTAGCACCACATTTCCTTCGTTGTCTTTTTTGTATTGTCCATTTTTTCCATCGGGTATGGGCGCTCCTTTTTCTGAACCAATGCCTATAGTGTGTATAATAACACCTTGCTCTTTAGCTTCTTTTATTTTTTCTTCTACATCGCCATCGTGGTTTTCGCCATCGGTTATAATAACCAGCGTTTTATATCCTTCGCTTTCTTTATCAAAAGATTGAAGAGCTAAATCTATAGCTTCGCTAATATCTGTACCTTGCTGTGGTACCATATTGGTATTTATGGTTTTTAGATACATTTTAGCTCCCGAATAATCAACTGTAATGGGCATTTGCAAATAAGCATTTCCGGCAAAAACTATTAAGCCAATGCGGTCGTTGTTCATTTCGTCTATTAAATTAGAAACAAACTGCTTAGCTTTTAACATTCTACTGGGAGCTACGTCTTGTGCATTCATAGATTTTGAAACATCTATAGCAAAAAATACATCTATGCCTTCGCGTTTTACGGTTTCGTATTTTGTGCCCACTAACGGATTTGCCCAACCTATAACTAAAGCAATAATTGCCAATACCATTAACACTATTTTGATAGTTTTTCTTGTAGTACTGGAGGTAATGCGTAGTTGTTTTACCAAGTCCGATTCGCCCAGCTTTTTAAACTTTTTATTTCGGCTTATTAAATAAGCTACAAAAAGCAGTATAACTACAACTACTATTAGCAATGCCCATAAATATTCGGTATGTGCAAATTTTAACATAACTGCAAATGTAATTAACCCTGTTAAGTAAAAAAATGCTTTAAAATTTTTTAACCGTAATTACTTAAGTTTTAATACCGATTATGGATATATAATAGTCCAATATCGGCTACGCCTTATTGTACTAAATATATTATACTACCGACATTTACCATTGTAAAACACAAAATAGATTAGACTATTTTTTGTTGACAATTGGTATAATATAGATTACCGATTAGG
The sequence above is drawn from the Chitinophagales bacterium genome and encodes:
- a CDS encoding SH3 domain-containing protein — encoded protein: MSWLKHHIYCLKLKTTKSIIKSLFIFIALFSTAFAQQNTFESANKAYENENYTTAVEQYEQLLKEGYHSENLYYNLGNAYFKTGELGKSILYLEKAQKLAPRNKDIHHNLRFAYARTADNIEPLPHLFFVNWWFSLLNFFSASKWAVFGISLLWFSLILWGLFTFFKVKKIKLGSQLFLSLSLVLLFLAYQKNNYDKESNSAIILQKAVNTKSSPNHNAQELGTIHEGLKVSVQDSVDNWYKIKLQDGSEAWVKKEVLALI
- a CDS encoding protein BatD, with the protein product MKRLLSILFSFMAFANLALAQANFYAQASSKTSTDANYKVVFTLENANGSRFKPPNFEGFKILSGPNQSSSYQWINGKTSQSISYYYYLRPIKEGNLTIAGASIEVDGQTLTTKPINVEVVKGQEPTTSNNHQQNNTRTQSSQQPQPQQSATNPSGEDWKEQAKDNLFVKVYSSKNNPYVGEQIFLYAKLYQRINTYGAQLSEVPEMNGFWKQDIKVNTDDWKPEEYNGKQYQTLVIAKWALFPLREGKFTIDPLKINSVIMVSEPRTESFFGFQMQTMGYKQVEYNFSSNAFNINVQALPLANKPANFSGAVGNFSMMATLDSSKLDVGNPASLKININGKGNIMAFNDIEPEFPKAFEVYDPQITENISQSSNFINGSKNFTYLIVPNQPGDFKIPPVEFNYFDLESKSYKHLYSDTFNIHVEGEAVVQQNPTKNADALDEDIHYIKLNNDLTKRKQSFYGSNLFYVAAGAPVLLFGLLFLLVKYVDNKEIDLVATKRKKAQKEALKRLKQAKIFLDKHDKKAFYNEIFTALNCYVSDKFNITQAELNKESITQKFAERNVPELLAQQFMEVIQNAEMALYSPASDHKMQEDYLTTKNCIENIENELA
- a CDS encoding tetratricopeptide repeat protein, which encodes MVKKIFHSILFVVIAQFSLAQGAYGYVKQGNKEMKQKKYTDAEISYRKSLDKQPNAAVPLYNIGVSQYAQNNMEQAQSFFSNSAEKFENKEDKAHAYHNLGNSYLSEKKYEESIKAYKEALKLVPNDMDTKYNLAYAQLMLQKEQQQQQQQNQQNQDQQNKDDKNQDKNDQQNQDDNDKKDQDKGDQKQDQKDKGEQDKDKNGQQDQQNQGKNNGKEEEQPAQPKEMKLSKEQADKLLKALENEENKLQEKLDKIEGEPVNVIIQKDW
- a CDS encoding VWA domain-containing protein, whose translation is MLKFAHTEYLWALLIVVVVILLFVAYLISRNKKFKKLGESDLVKQLRITSSTTRKTIKIVLMVLAIIALVIGWANPLVGTKYETVKREGIDVFFAIDVSKSMNAQDVAPSRMLKAKQFVSNLIDEMNNDRIGLIVFAGNAYLQMPITVDYSGAKMYLKTINTNMVPQQGTDISEAIDLALQSFDKESEGYKTLVIITDGENHDGDVEEKIKEAKEQGVIIHTIGIGSEKGAPIPDGKNGQYKKDNEGNVVLSKLNENMLRDIAKQSGGVYLNASSVQSSKDLLATLSGQKGRQIDEKVFTSFKNHFPLFLSIALVLLLIEIFISEKKWDSLGW